The nucleotide window AACGGTTGGCGAGGACTTGATTATAACCGGCAATACTTCGCTGACCAACATAGCAGGCTTCGCGCAGCTGCGCAGCGCCAAGTCGGTGACGATTACCCTCAACTCGGGCCTGGGCAACATCACTGGCCTGAATGCTCTCAGTGCCACGGGCGCCCTCTACATCAGTCAATGTGCGCGCCTACGCTCTATCAGCGGCCTAAATAACCTGGCGACCGTACGAATAGCGCCGACCATACCGCCCACTCCGCTGCCGGCCCCTGTAGTAAGCATAACGGATAACCCGCTGCTGGAGGAAATCACCGGACTGGCTTCGTTGGCAACTTCGGGAAGCATGACGATTTATAAGAATCCGGCACTTAAGGAGCTGGCGGGCTTTAACAATCTCAAGTCGCTGACAAGCCTGTACATCGGCGATAATCCCGCTATGACCACCATTTCGGGTTTCAACGGCAGCCTGGTGCTCAGCGAAGCGGGCATTGTCAACATCAATACCAACGCCCGGCTTACCTCTATCTCAGGCTTTCGGGGCCTGGACGTGCAGAACCTCTCCATTCACACCAACAACGGACTAACGCAAATCCCCGGCTTTGCCGACAGCAAAGGCCTGACGATGAGTATCAGCGGCAACCCGGCCCTGGATTCGGTGCCGGGTTTTCGCAACGCGCAGTTTACCCGTACGGTGCAGCTCGATAACAATGCCCGGCTGCAAAAAATTAGTGGCTTTGGCGGAGCCAAAGCCCCGAGCTTTATTACCGTAAATAGCAACCCCGGCTGGTTTCCATTACCAAAGCCTTTGCCTATGCCGACTACACCCTGCTTTCCACCTTGCGCGTGGAGGGCAACACGGCCCTGGCTATTTGCTCCATGCCCTGGGTTTGCAGCTACTTAGGCCGGGGCGGACTAGCCTACTTCGCCCAGAATGCTCCCGGGTGCGCTACCAATGCGGCCGTGCAGCAGGGCTGCCAGGTACTGAGTACCCCGGAACCCGCCGCGCAGCTAGCTGCCGCCTATCCTAATCCGGTCAGTGAGGTGCTGTACCTGCGGGTGGCCGCCCGGTTCCAGGTCTGCGACCTGCTAGGCCGGGTACTGCTGCAAGGCGAAGGCGCGTCCATTCCCGTGGCTACTCTTCCGCAGGGCCTATACCTCGTGCAAACCGGCCCCGAGCTGAAAAGTAGCTTCCGCATCAGCAAACGCTAGTATAGCCAGCCGCTGAATACTGGGCCGGAAGGTGAAGTAACTCCCAAATCTGTACACGAAAACGGCCCCGGTTGCATGGCGCAACCGGGGCCGGTTTCGTGTTGATGCTAGTAGGGTTTAGTCAGCCATATTTCATCCACTCGCCGCGGGGTGTAATCCACCGCTCTATCCAACTTACCATAGCTGACAAACTGAATGTTCTGGTACCGCAAAACCGTAACCCATCTTTCCTTTTTGGTATGTCGGTCGATGGCCGCTGATATATTCCTTCACGTTCCTTTTTTACCTCAATGGAACCGTATGCCGCAATGACATCGGCAAACGTGCTCTTTCCCGGCCGGATTCCTTTGGCCGTGACGACATTGGCGGTAGGGCCAAAGGAAATGAGACTTAGCGTGTGAGTTTCTTCGTAAATGGTAAAAGCTACATCCTGCCTTTTATAGCGGAAGGTATAGCCCACCAGACTTTTACTGGTAAAGCTCCTTCCTGCCAAAAAATGGCCGTACTTGATGTTTACCACTTTCTTCTTGGAGCTGGGCCACCCCATCACCCGCTTAATATCCGCCAGGCTGGATTTATTGGTTTGCAGACTCCGGTAAACTGAGTCTCCCTGCACTATTTGCTGCCCGGCAGCAGTCAGGGTACTGCTACCGATGAGGCAGCCTATCAGGCCAACCCTTTCCCACTGCTTACGCTGCCACATAGATGGCACCCAGATAATGGTCGTGGGCTGTTACGTAGAGCGGCATAGCAGCCCAGGCGAGTTGGCGGGCGTGGGCCGTTTCTTTGGCGGCCTTGAAAAGCTCCTGCAGCCGTAACACAATCAAAACGGCCGCATCCTCGGCGGCAGTTTCCGCGCGGGCGTTTTCCCATTTCTCGTTGTCGGTATAGTCTTCGTACACGGCCTGAATTTCCTCCAGCCCGGTGATGGTAAACCCTTCTTCCGGCACCGAGTGATTGGCGTAATTGTAGTCAGCCAGCCAGTCCGGGTCTTCCAGGCCTTCGTCTCGGTCGAAGGCAAACACGTCGACAAACCACCGGTCGTAGTTGATGGTAAAGCCGTTCATTTCCGCGTACAGGGCCTTTACGTCCAGCTCTTGAGCGGCCTTGGCAAAGAAAGCATCCAAGTACGAAACCAGGCTGTCGGTCAGGGGCAGAAGGCTCTTGCCCACGGCCGGCGCGAAATCGGTAATCCGGTTTTTGGTAATGACCCGCTCGGCAAGGGCAATGGCTTTATCGAGCTGGTTGTCGGCCACGAAGGCTTGTATTTTCTCACTGTTGCTGTCGGTCATGACCAAGGGGAAGGCGAATGGCGGAGGGTACTTAGTTATTCGGCGAAGGTAATGGACGTTTTTTGCGGATGGCCGCCTCGTAGAACTTGGCCTTTTCGGGTTTGCCCCACTTGCGGTAAATGTCGGCCACCGTTGTTAATTCGGAAATGGTTGGCTCGTCCTTTTCCAGGATGGCGGATATCGTTTTACTCTCCAGTTTGGCTTCCCGGAGCTTCTTTCGGCACGGCAGGCAGTGTACCGGCCTCGATTCAGGCCGAAACTGCAGCTTCTCATACCACAGCTGCTTTTCCTCTTTCGTGAAGGAAAAGTCGGTTTTACACAGCTGGCACCCAGACGAGTATCGTGGTAGGCCAGGTTGGGAGTTTGGGTATGTAGCTGTAAGCTAGGCACGGCGAGGATGGCCTTCTTGTCGTTCAAGCAAGCGTCACAAGCCCATTCGAAGCTGCTGTCGATAAAGCTGGCGTAGGTGTCAATTCCGAGTTCCTTGTAGTGCTTGTACTCACGCCTCTCTATCGTTTCAAGTATACCCAGGCACACCCGCATTTCCGTCCGGTGCCGCTCGGTAGAGCAGCAGGGGCATTTTGCAAACTTCTTCTTGGGTCGTTTCATGGGCTCTGAATCCTTGCCAGGCAGTAGTACGGGCCGAGATTGTACTTCCTGCATCTCCTCAGCTCCCGCAAGCACATCATGGTCCTTACGGGAAGGGCGGATTGGCGTTTACAACGCAGCCGAGAGCCAGTCTTGAAAACTCGCTCCAGCTGACCTTATTTTCCGCTATCTGGAAAGACTTTATCTTTCCTGAAAACCTCGGGCTTGTTAGGTAACTAAAGAGTTTGCTAGACTTACGTATCAGGTGTATTGATTTTAAACTCCTTATACTCATAGGCATCCATCACCTCGGGAGGGTAGAATTCTTTTAATTTTGCCAATCTTTCAAAGAAGTGCTTTGGCAATTTTCTGATAGTATTCCCAGATATTTCCAATACCTCAAGCTTCTTAGTGTTCAATATCTCATTTGGTAGCTGAGTCAAAGAATTATTACCTAGTTGTAAGTATCTCAAATTAGGCAAGGAAAATAAACCTATTGGCAGGTGTCGAATGTCGTTATTCCAGACGTTTATTTCTTCTAAGCCGGTAAGACCAAGCACCGAATTAGGCACAACTTTAAGCCCACACCCTCTTATGCTGATATATTTAAGATGCTTAAATCTACTTATCATTGATAAATCCGCATTGCTTAAATCATTATCATCCAAGTACAATGATTTTATATTACTGAATAACCTCAATTGATCAGGAAGTTTTTTAAGACCACAATCTATTAAACTAATACTCACTACCGTATCCGGCCTGCTTCTAGCGAGTTTCAAGAAATTATCATAAGACCGTTCCTGATGCAAAATATCAAAAGTATAACTCTTATCACGTACTTTAAACTTAAACTTACCAGTTACAGTAATTGTATCCGTCAAATGCTGAATTGAGTCTAGAACAGCTACACTTTTAAAGTATAGTTTACCAATAATTGTATCACCAACATTATAATGTCTTTTATTCAATACCATCCGTTGATCTATTGGGGTATAACTACGGTTATAAGTACATCCAAACTCGTTTAGCCTTAGGTAAAATTTGCCTTTATTCATCTTAATTACTAATTTCTTAGTTGTCATAATACCACTACTGCTAAATAGCATAATTGTATCATTGTATATTTTACAAAACCCATCTGCATCACGAATGCATCTTTTATACATGCCTTGCATTGTGCTTTGTTTTATTGAAAGGCTATCTTCTACTCCTTTTATTAAACTTGTATCAAACGTATAATTATTGTCAAGCACTTTACCTGCCTCCCTATTTTGCAGGCAGGAACTCAAGAACCAAATACCAAGAGATAGTATTAGTACATGTATCTTCATAAATTGCGAACTGAGCATTCTTTATGTTTATATAAGCTGCAGCAAATTAACCAATAAGTCATTAGTCTTATTGTCTTTACTTGGTCAACAGTATACAATTTGTGTCACCTGCCTTGTAATTCCCTAGTTTGGGTAGGATGCTATTTATTATAAGCTCAAAAAAGAAGCTGACCGCCTGCGCTTCTTTCCCGGCGGCAACTCGGAATACCACCAGGCCAGCCGCGCCACCTGGCCCGGCCTGCTCGAGCGCCTCGATACGGCCTTCACCGACCTGGGCGGCGCCTTCGACCCCGACGTGAAGGCCACCTATAGTCAGCACCGGCAGGCGCTGCTTTCGGCCCTAGCTACCCAGAGCGGGCAGAAAAAGCAGGTTACCGACGCCAAGCTAGGCAGCGTGGCCGAGCGGGCTCTGCTCACGCGCCAGCTCGCGCGCAACGCCCGCACCCTGAGTCTGGCCTTTGAGGAGCAGCCCGAGGAAGCCGCATCGGATTTCGACAAGAAGTACTTCAACCAGCACAAGGCCACTACAGCAAAGGAGGCCAGCCCCAAGCCTACTGTCTAAGGCAGGTTAGCCAGGTCTGAGAAACAGAAACGGCCCCGGTTGCGCAAAGCAGCCGGGGCCGTTTGGGTTAGGCGCTGCTTATTCAGACGCGGGGCAAACGTTGATTTTCAGCTTACGGTCCGTCACCGTTATTTAACCGGCTGATGATAAACTCATCATCTGCCGTAGCGCCCCAGCTGGCAATAGGATATAGAGCCGAATTGACAATGACAAAGAAAGCCTGGCCTTTGAAGCTGGCAACAATTTCCTGAAGCTCAGCTGCCTTTCGACCTTGATACATCAGCCTGGCATTCACAGGCAATGTCACCAGCAGATATTCCCTTTTTGCTTCCGCTACAATTTTCTGGCTTTTTATAATACCCCATCCCAATTCCTGGTTTTCTTCCAGGTTATTAGGTACAAAGGCAAGCAGAATCAATCGGTTATCAGAAGTGCTCTTGGATTTTGGGTATTGCTCCAAGCAGTGCTGGGCACTCTCAATAGTTCTGTATGTCTGGGCACAACAATCACAGATTTTCGGGCGTCGTATGTTAAGAATACCACAGCTTTGCAAAAGGAAAAGCAGCGTCCAAAGACTAAGTAAACGCCTCATACAAACGAATCAGTACCCGAGTTTAGGGTGGCAAGGACTAGGTCTGCTGTCCCTTCTGCGGCACAGCAGTTCTGGTCCGAAAATGCGGAAGTAGTCGGGGCAGCCGGGCCGGGCAGGGCGGCTAGTGCATGCAGCCCACGTAGATGTTGGATTTTATTTTAAACGGCTTGCCCGGGGCTTTGCCCAGCGCGGCCAGGGCGCTGTCGGCGGTGGCTTCCTGCTCGTAGATGCCGGTGACCAGGGCCAGGGTGTGCGGGCCGGCCTGGTCCTTATACTGGCTCAGATACTCCAGGCTCAGGGAATGGGACGGAAAGCGGCGGGGGTAATACTCGCCGGCGTACATCTCGTCCTCATCGTTTTCGGGCACGATAATGCGGTTTTTCTCGACGTTGAAATACCGGCCCATCGTATCAATGCTCAGGGTGAGCTGCTGGCTCAGTCCCAGCATCCGGCTCCGCAGTGCCGGGTACGAGCGGCTAGTATCGGCCACGACCACGAAGTAGGTGGCGTAGCCGGCGTTGGCGCTGTCGGCCGAAATACCTTCGGGCTCCTCCTCTACCGGGGCCACGGAGGGCACGACCGGTTTAGGCGAAGCCACTGCCTGTTGCACTTCTACCACGGGAGCCTCGGCCACGGGTGCGGAGGCCGGCGACGACTGGCAGGCGAAAAGGAGCACTGGAGCCAGCCGCAGTGAGTAAGTCAGCAAGCGTGTATGCATAGGGAGGAAGTAGTCAGGGGCAGTTTTTTGGCAAGAATTGGCGGCGTAAAATAGCCAATACGGGATATATCGGCGTCGTTCGGGGTAGACTGCGGTTGTCGGGCCTGCTTTATAAGGGTCCCACGGCCAGGGAAACTTCCACGGCAACCTTATTTCCGGTCAGTTTTCTGACCTGGTCGATGGTTAGGAAGCGGCGCATATTCTCGTCGCCAAACTCAATTTCCGCGTTGAGCGTGAGCGGCTCGGCCGCACTTTTGGCGTGCCGACTGGTATACGTCCGCAAAGCTTTGATGGCGGCGGCAATATTCATGGGAGCGTTAATTCCCGGCTGGGCTTCGGCCAGCAGTTGGGCAGCGTTCCGAAACCAGGCTTCCAGGGCCGCCGGACTTTGCCGGAACCGGGTGGTCGTGAAACGGAAACGCAGCACGTAATACTCGCAGCCCTCATGCCGGATGGTCAGCTGGTCGCCGGAGGGCAGCACCACTGTTTCCAGGCCCGAATGCTTATCGGGCAGCAGGCGGAAGGTGGTGCGGGAAAAGATTTTCCGGCGCACTACGGGCTCGGCGGCCCCACGGGGGCAGTCCTCATCGTGCCCCCGGGGCACGGTGGGAAAATAAGGCGGGGAAATGACTTCAGAAAAGCCCAGCAGGCTCCCGAGCACCAGGCCCAGACTACCACCAATACGCAGCATAAGAATAGCACAGAATGACTGGCCGCAGTGCATCGGCAAGCCGGCCCCGGAAGCACTGGCGGAAGGTATTGAAATTGCCGAAAGGACGCGGGATTTGCGTGCGTTATCAAAGTCGATGAGCGGATTTAGGCGCAATGGCAAAGTGCTGGCTTAAAGCGCCGGCAACTACTTCTGCTTTTTTCCCAAAGGGCCTACAAAAGTCAGAAACAGGAATCGTTGGAATTGACCAGACAGGAGTCTTATAGGCGCAGAAAGATCAGTGCCACCCTAATTCGATTAGCTTGTGCCCTACAAGCTGCAGGCGCTGCTCCACGGATAGGTCGCCCCGTAGTTCCAGTACGGGACAAGTAACCTGGGTAAGCCAGCTGTTATGATTTGCTAGCGTACGATGCCCGCCGCTGGAATTATCGTCATATCCTGCCGCCCACGCCAGAAATGCATGGTACTGGGCGGCGCGGGCTGGTTCTGTGGCTATCTTGCTACCGTAGCGCTCCTGCTCCCGCTGTTGCAAACGGCTTAGGCGCAGGGCCGGGGGGAGCCAGAGAAAGATAACCAGATCAAAGGCCGTTAGCCACTGGTCGCCCCACCCGACCAAAGAGCCGCCCAGAATCCAACGGGGCTGCTGGCTCAACTCTTGGCTAAGGGCGGCATTGCGCGCATACGCGGGACGCCGCTTGGTAAAGGGAGGCTCGGATACCACCCAAAAATACTCGTCACTATCAAAATAGCGGACGCCAAGCGCCTCACCAAGTGCCTTGCCTAAGGTGGTGACACCGGAGCCGGAAGCTCCGACAATGTGTAGTTTCATAGCGGCATAAGTACAGCTCTCAACAACATTCTTCCTAGCCCGGAAGACTTCATTATCCACTTAATCTTTTCCGAATTATCTGCCGGGGCGGGGTAAGCAATGCTTCTGACGACCCGGAAGCCAGAAACATTGCGCTCCTGCTAACGCCTGATAAACCCGGCAGCTTTGCCCGGTCCCTCCTACCTTTGCTGCTCACCACAGCCACCCGGCTGGGCTATTCATGACGTTTCGCTACCTGCTTTGCTTGGTCTTTCTGCTGGGTTTTCTGCTGCCGGTCTGCGCCCAGAAGGCCGATACCACCATCATCCGCTACAGCGGGCAGCTGGCGGGGCAATACTCGGCCGGGGGCGTCAACCGCACCCTGTTCTCGACCAGTCACTCGGCCACGCTGCTGCGGGGCCTGCACTTCGGCGCCCCCGTGACGGGCAGCTTTTTGTTTGGCAAGCAGGACAAGCGGCTCAAGGAGCGGGAATGGCTCTTCAACGCTACGCCCTACTACTGGAAAGGACGGTTCCGCCTCTACGGCATCGGGGGCTATGAACGCAGCAACCTGCGGGGCATCAACAACCGCTACCAGCTGGGCGCCGGGCCGGGCTGGGCGTTTTACTCCGACTCCCTGGGCCGGGAAGTGGCGGTAAGTAATTTGCTGATCCGGGAAGCTACCTACTTCGAGGGCGGCACAGAGCGGCTGGTGTCGCGCAGCTCCACGCGGCTGAAAGTGGTGTATTCCTACCGGGTGTTTGCCCTCAACTCCACCACGCTCTACCAGCCCAATCTGGCCAACTTCACCGACTACCGCGCCACCCAGCTCACCACCCTGGCGTTGCGTTTCAGCCCCCGTTTCGCTCTTACGGGCACCTACACCTACACCTTCGAAAGCCGGGTACTCGAAGGCAAGCCCACCGACAACACCAACGTGACGGTAGGCGTGACTTTCAGCACCAAGTAAAAATAGCGCACGGCCTTTTTGGCTTAGAGGGCCAGCCGCCGCAGGGTGGGCACGCCCTGCCATTGCGCCAGGGGCTTGCCGGTGGCATCAAACAGACTCAGTTCGGCCTTATCGGCGTCGGAGCCGAGGCCGACCAGAATCGAGAAGTTGCGCGTGGGCGTTTCGCCCAGGTATTCGGTGGCCCCGTAGGAAACCTGGCTTTCGGTGTCCTCGGGCACTTCGGCCGCCAGCAGGAAGCCCGGATTTAGGGTAGCCACGCCTTCCTCGTGCAGCGGGCCGCTTTTGCCGCCCAGTACCTCGGCCGCAAACCGAATGCTGGTATAGTTCAGGCGCGTTACGGTCAGGGTAACCGTTTGGGCGCCTTGCCGGCCGCTGTAGGTCACGGGCTTGCCGGCGGGCAGGTCGGTAGGAAAGTCGGCGGTGCCAAATCCCTCCATCACCAGCGTCTTGCCCTTCACCTGATACTCTTGTTTGCCGGTCACGTCCCGCAGCGCCTTCACAAACTCCGGCGACAAGCCCGTGGAGTCGGTCGGGGCCGTAGCTCCGGAAGCGGCCGAGTCGGGGGCCGGCGGCGGGGCCGGGGCAGTATCGGCGGCCACGGTCAGGGGCTTTTCCGGCGCAGTGGCCGCCTGGTCGTTGTTCTTCTTAGACGAGCAGGCGGCCAGCACGCTCAAACTCAACACGGTGCCCCAAATGGCAGGACGAAACAGGAAAGACACGGGACAGACAGAGTTAGAGAGGAAGAAAGGTGGAAAGAAGCCGCAGCCCGGGCTTTTCCGGCCGCAACTTACTCATCAAACAGCATTCCCATCCGGCCCATCTGGTAGTCGCGCATGGCTTCCATGATTTCGG belongs to Hymenobacter cellulosilyticus and includes:
- a CDS encoding T9SS type A sorting domain-containing protein, which translates into the protein MEGNTALAICSMPWVCSYLGRGGLAYFAQNAPGCATNAAVQQGCQVLSTPEPAAQLAAAYPNPVSEVLYLRVAARFQVCDLLGRVLLQGEGASIPVATLPQGLYLVQTGPELKSSFRISKR
- a CDS encoding leucine-rich repeat domain-containing protein, coding for MSSCLQNREAGKVLDNNYTFDTSLIKGVEDSLSIKQSTMQGMYKRCIRDADGFCKIYNDTIMLFSSSGIMTTKKLVIKMNKGKFYLRLNEFGCTYNRSYTPIDQRMVLNKRHYNVGDTIIGKLYFKSVAVLDSIQHLTDTITVTGKFKFKVRDKSYTFDILHQERSYDNFLKLARSRPDTVVSISLIDCGLKKLPDQLRLFSNIKSLYLDDNDLSNADLSMISRFKHLKYISIRGCGLKVVPNSVLGLTGLEEINVWNNDIRHLPIGLFSLPNLRYLQLGNNSLTQLPNEILNTKKLEVLEISGNTIRKLPKHFFERLAKLKEFYPPEVMDAYEYKEFKINTPDT
- a CDS encoding adenylate kinase is translated as MKLHIVGASGSGVTTLGKALGEALGVRYFDSDEYFWVVSEPPFTKRRPAYARNAALSQELSQQPRWILGGSLVGWGDQWLTAFDLVIFLWLPPALRLSRLQQREQERYGSKIATEPARAAQYHAFLAWAAGYDDNSSGGHRTLANHNSWLTQVTCPVLELRGDLSVEQRLQLVGHKLIELGWH
- a CDS encoding DUF481 domain-containing protein, which translates into the protein MTFRYLLCLVFLLGFLLPVCAQKADTTIIRYSGQLAGQYSAGGVNRTLFSTSHSATLLRGLHFGAPVTGSFLFGKQDKRLKEREWLFNATPYYWKGRFRLYGIGGYERSNLRGINNRYQLGAGPGWAFYSDSLGREVAVSNLLIREATYFEGGTERLVSRSSTRLKVVYSYRVFALNSTTLYQPNLANFTDYRATQLTTLALRFSPRFALTGTYTYTFESRVLEGKPTDNTNVTVGVTFSTK